GCAGTATCCGAAAAGCCTTTATACCGGAAAAGTAACCGGAATGTAGTTTATTGCAACGGTCAAAATCGTCAAGGCGGAGGATCATTGCCTTCCTTGCGCCCCGAAACGGTCCATCCACCAATCGGCAATCCAGTTGCCGCACATATGGAGATTGTCGAAGCAGCAGTGCTGGCTCCCACCGTCCTCTACGGTGAATATCTTGAGCTCCTTTTCCTTCGAACCGCAGGCCGCAAACAGCCGATGCGCCATCTCGACGGGAACGATGTTGTCGTCCTGTCCATGGGTGATGCAGATGGGCATCCGAATCTTTTCGGCCACCCCGGCCAGGGTGTAGCCCTTGCACTTCTCCATGGCGCTGTCCATGTCGGGCGTCCCCAATACCCAGGGAAGCTGCCAGATGGCGGATGAGGAAACCGACCCTCCCGATTCAAGCACCTTCCGGCGGTGGACCCAAATTTCGTGATAATCGAAATGCGCCCCCCAGGTAAGGCAGGCGGCATATCGGTGCTCGAAGGCGGCGATGCGGGGGGCATAGTAGCCGCCCATGCTCATCGCCATGAGGCCGATCCGGGAGTTGTCCACTCCCCCGCGGGCGGCAAGATAGTCGAAAGCCGCCGAACCGGCCACTTCATAGTCCGGGCGGCTGGGAATTTTCTTCAGGCGCAAAGTCTCGCCCTGGCCGGGGCCATCCACGCAAAGCAAACCGATATTCCGCTCCCGCAGAAAAAATCCGCCCCAGAGAACCGTGAACTCCTTCGAGGCGTCCAGGCCGTCGAAAAAGACGACGGCCGGGTCGTTGCCCGTCGGATTCGCAGGCGGAACCCACCAGGCGGCGAGCGTATCCCCCTCGTAGGGAACTTCCACGCGCTCGAAGCCGGGGATTTTCCGTTTCATCCCTTTCTGGTAAAGCGGGATGAGGTGGCGATAGGTATCCGCCTTCCGCGGATCTTCGGGATGGACGAATCGCTCGGAGGTGTAATAGTAAATGGCGCTGCGCACGCAGGCCGCGGCGGCGGTGTCGAGGTGCCCCTTTTTCTCCTCGGCGCCGGCGAAAGCCTCTACCTTCTTGGCCATGGCCAGCCAGGCGTCGTGCCACGCCTCGCCGTCACCGGTTTTACCCTGAAGCGCCTTTCCGATCTGGTCCACTTCCTGGAAAGAGGTTCCTCCCATGAGGGCCAGGTTGATCTCGCTGCACATGAGCTGCGACCAAAGATAATGTTCCGGAAAATATTGAAACCACGAACCTGCGTATTTTTTCTCGCCCATAACGACGCAACACCTCCAATGAACAATTGCCGGAATTATGACTTCCATACTAGCGGGAGCGCGGAAAAAAATCTTGTCATTTCCCCCTAAAAAACGGGGCATTTCGCAATATTTCAGATATATTTATCTTGATTTCAGGCCACTTATCCCCCCCCCTCTCGCGTTTTCCATACGATGAAATAT
This is a stretch of genomic DNA from bacterium. It encodes these proteins:
- a CDS encoding prolyl oligopeptidase family serine peptidase, with product MGEKKYAGSWFQYFPEHYLWSQLMCSEINLALMGGTSFQEVDQIGKALQGKTGDGEAWHDAWLAMAKKVEAFAGAEEKKGHLDTAAAACVRSAIYYYTSERFVHPEDPRKADTYRHLIPLYQKGMKRKIPGFERVEVPYEGDTLAAWWVPPANPTGNDPAVVFFDGLDASKEFTVLWGGFFLRERNIGLLCVDGPGQGETLRLKKIPSRPDYEVAGSAAFDYLAARGGVDNSRIGLMAMSMGGYYAPRIAAFEHRYAACLTWGAHFDYHEIWVHRRKVLESGGSVSSSAIWQLPWVLGTPDMDSAMEKCKGYTLAGVAEKIRMPICITHGQDDNIVPVEMAHRLFAACGSKEKELKIFTVEDGGSQHCCFDNLHMCGNWIADWWMDRFGAQGRQ